A window of Natronolimnobius sp. AArcel1 contains these coding sequences:
- a CDS encoding helix-turn-helix transcriptional regulator — protein MREETTNTSSVFDDLSDTAVDTQSESYESPLGSLEGSKHTTESVERELEALMEQVNGTLATEDVQFDEAMIKENLEEILLLLIAVRGEAHGKELLSDLTQLFDATLSPGTVYPALHALNEADVLAMHTKVRTKEYSIDDGAHVRETVEQTMVQHLAFGLLLYAFLGRL, from the coding sequence ATGCGTGAGGAGACAACCAATACATCGTCCGTGTTCGACGATCTGTCAGACACGGCAGTGGACACTCAGTCGGAATCGTACGAAAGCCCTCTTGGCTCACTCGAGGGATCGAAACACACGACCGAATCGGTCGAGCGCGAACTCGAAGCCCTGATGGAGCAGGTAAACGGGACGCTCGCGACCGAGGACGTGCAGTTCGATGAGGCGATGATCAAGGAGAATCTCGAAGAGATTTTGCTCTTGCTCATCGCCGTTCGTGGGGAAGCCCACGGCAAGGAACTGCTCTCTGATTTGACACAGTTGTTCGACGCAACGCTCAGTCCGGGGACGGTCTATCCCGCACTGCACGCGCTGAACGAAGCGGACGTGCTGGCGATGCACACCAAAGTGCGAACAAAAGAGTATTCCATCGACGACGGGGCACACGTCCGTGAGACCGTCGAGCAGACGATGGTACAGCACCTGGCGTTTGGACTCTTACTGTACGCATTTCTCGGCCGACTCTAA